The genomic DNA CGGCACCTATGTTGCATTCAGCACTAGGACTTACTTATATATCCTCCTGCTGGTATATCCACCTGCTGGGCTTTATAAGCTCTTCGAATGCTGCAGCTTCCACATGGCGCCGTTCTTTGTCGAGATTTTTTCCAGCTTCCCTTTATCAGAAAGCTCATTTAGCAATTGCTCGCTTTCTACTCTATGTAGTCCTGCCAGTTCGGAAAACTCTTTAGCCGTAAGCGACCGATACTTTGAAAACAGCGTTTCCCAGTTTTTGCTGTAGTGACTCTTTGTGGCCGAAGGATTTAATTTTAAAACAGCTGTTTCATAGAAAGGATAGGCTTTTGTACCGTACACCACTTCTCTGTTCCCTTGTTTGTCCAGAAAGAACAAAATAGGAAACCCTCTTACACCAAACTCTCGGGCAAGCTTTAAATCTTCCTCAAACAAGTGCTTTGCCTTGGTTTCATAATCGGTTTTTAGTTGCGCAACATATAAGCCAGCCTGTTCAGCTGCTGCTGCTAAATGCTCCCACCTGGTGATATTTTTCTTATCTAAGAAAAGCAGTTCCCGCATCTCTCTGAGAAACAAAACGGCTTTTTCTTTATCCTGCATTTGTGCAGCCTTGAAGGCAATGGATGGGGGATAGGAGGAATGCAGCGGATCCTCCAGCCAAACGTCTCCGTCGATGGGCATATCATAATACTGGCTTACTTCATCCCAATGGTGGCCTACGTCAGCCGGCTTGCTGATGCCGCCACTGTTGTAACTCCAGTCAGGCAATAAGCCGCCCATGCGGTAATCGATTTCGATGCTGTGGCCATACTCTAATTTCAGTTTTCTGAGCTGTGGTTCAATTCCCCAGCAGGAAGAACAAATAGGGTCTGTGAAATAAACGATTTTGAGTGGCTTTGTTCCTGCCGAAGCAATCTCTACGGGAGCGGAAGCTGTTGAACCTGGCATTTCACATATGCCGGTTTCGATATCACATAAAAGCGGATTCTGGTTTTTATTTTCCATTGTGTTGGAGTTAACTGTAGCCTTGCACCGACTTGCTTATAAAGTAAGCAGGAGTAAAGCTTTTTATTTTTTTTCTATAGCAAATTTATAGTTAAGCTGGTTTATAATTGCTATCCGTTTCCTTTTAGAAACTAGTTTCCTTTAGGAAACTAATCACCTGGTTTTTACCTTTAGTTATTAGTACCTATAAAAGTAGAAGATGAAGAAAGCACGGGTAGTGAATAACAATATGATCTGCAAAGTCAGGATGCTTGCCATTAAAGATGCGATGGAGTTACTTTCCGGAAAATGGAAGTTTCATATACTAGGCACCCTGCTGCAAGGGGAAAAGCTACGGTTTATGGATTTGCTGAGAGAGGTGGAGGGTATTGGCGCTAAAATGCTATCTAAGGAACTGCAGGACATGGAAAGCAATCACCTGATCACCAGAACAGTGCAGGATACGAAGCCTGTGACGGTAGAATACGCTGTGACTGAATTCGGCAGAACGCTTGAACCGATCATAGATGAGATTGCCAAGTGGGGAACGGCGTACCGTAGTGCGCTTTATGCCAAATCGTAGTGAGTTTCATCTTAGTTAGCAGAAATAACCTGCCTGGATTTTGGTTAATAAAAGCCATTTAACCAATTCTCTCCGCCTTCAACTCAAATAATAGTATGGTTAATCCTTTAAAAGAGGGTATATACTTACGTCCACCAGTACTTGCACGGTACCCATACGTATAATGCCCTAGTAAAAGTAGTTTAATGGAGGGAACTAAAGCTAACGTTCTTGCGCAGCATGTACCGTCTGCGGAAGTGTTAAAGCGAAATAAACCACGTATAAAGGTGTAAACGACACATAAAACGAATTGAACCTCGTGCTGCTGCCTGACATCGGATTGCAAAAGATGGGTGGTACTTGTCAGGTAAAATGGATTACCTGTTGACCGGAAAGAAGTAGAGGAATATAGCCGGATACGTCGGGTTTTATAGCCTCTTCCGATTTGGTGAACCGGTTTATTTTACTTCTGAACCAGCGTTTGTAGCCCTGCATGTAAAATTTATTTAAGGAGAAACCATGAAACAGACCAGAGATAAAGTATTGTATTCTGATAAAGCCAATGATCCCAAAGCAGAAAGCCAGGTGCACAAAGATCGCTTTCTGGGCGCCTTGAAGCAGAATAGTGAGGGTCTCAATAAAGATGAGCTGGGCCAGAAGATCGGTTTCAGTAAAAGTTATACCGGTAAGATCATCCAGGAGTTAGTATCGGAAGGGAAGATCACCCCTGATGATGCCAGCCCCTGCGGGTATAAGCCAAAAGAAGAGACTAAGTAAAAACCTGGGGTAAGTAGGATGCAACGCAGCTTATTTACAGGATAAGGAATTTAAGTAAAAACAAAAGACAGAGGTCCGCTTTATGCTGGCCTCTGTCTTTTGTTTAAGCACCTTCCACTACTTCGGCAATGCGCTCACATACTCCCGTTCCTTTACCTGCCCCTGTTATAACTCTCCCAGGTCACCATTCTGTTTACTGCTGTTGTGCGCCATACCTTGTGGCTGTGGCGGGTATAAGAGACGGCGTACTTCTTCCAGATGCTTCAGACTGCCATTGGGCCAGTTACTCAGCACAATTAAAGCACTATGGTCTTTGGGGTTGCGCAACAGGTAGGTTGTATAGCCGTGCCATAAGCCGCCATGGTATACCACGGTATCGCCGTTCTCTACGGGCTTAATCCGCCAGCCAAAGCCATAATCTTCGTCTTTCTTTGCTTTCTGATGCGTGCCGGTAAAGGCTTCTTCCAGAGTCTGGTGGGTTACAAGTTTTTGGGTGTACAGCGCCTGATCCCATTTATAAAGATCCTCCACAGTAGAGAAGATCCCTTTGTCGCCAAGCACGGTGTCTAAATAATCAGAGGTTCTTTTTTGCCTGCCGCCCGTGTGCCCGGTTGCTACTTTGCCTGTCATCGTGATCAGGTCTTCGCTATACATAAAGGTATGCGTCATCTGTAGCGGTCCGAATATGCGCTTATGCATAAAGGTGGCAAAGGGCATGTCCGATGCCTTGGCTACAATGGCAGCAAGCAAACTATACCCGGTATTGCTGTAGTCGAAGTGCGTGTTGGGCTTGTAATAAACGGGGGGCTTGTAAGCATTCATCAAATTCACCACGTCCTCGTTATTCATCGGTTTTCTGCGGTCGGGCCATAGTTTATCGCTGAAATAAGTATAGTTCGGTAAGCCGGACCGGTGCGTGAGCAGTTGCCTAATGGTAATACCCTTGTAAGGGAAGGCCGGAAAATACTGTTGTACGCTATCTTCGTAGCGCAGCTTGCCCTGCTCTTTCAGCATCATAATAGCCATGGCCGTAAACTGTTTGGACACCGAGCCCAGCTGAAAAGCAGTTTGTGTAGTCAGGGAATCTTTCCGGTAAAAATCGGCATACCCAAAGGCCTTTTCAAACACCACCTTGTCATACTTGGTTACTAGTACGGTGCCGTTAAACCCTCTTCGTTTATGTAAATAACTGAATAGAGAATCGAGCTCATAGCCCATTTTTTTTGCGCTGGCTTCAGTAAACGATGCCGGAACCGTCACCAGCTGCCTGTCTTCTTCTTCCGGGGAAAAACCAGAAACGTTGTTTTCATTGTGAGGTCCCGGACATGCCGTCAGGGACACACAGAAAAGGGATGCTGTTACACAGCGAAGCAATTGAACTCGTACTTTACGAAAAACCATACCTGAAGCTACCAACACGATAATATGCCATAAATATAAAGCAAGTTTCTGAGTTAAGCAGGCTAAGTTCCGAAAGTATTTTTTTACTGCCATGAGCAATAAATTAGTAGCCCGCCAGGGTGGCACTACAAACAAAAGAGGCTTATACTTTACATATAAGCTTCTTTTATAAAGTTCCTCTTAGCCTAACTGATTTTCTGGGCTTTTACCATAGCTAAGGGCAAGCTGGTTCTGAGTGAATAAAAAGGCAGGTATAAATATATTAGTAATATTATATATTTAAATCCGATGGCGTAAGTATAGCAAGGTATAAAATGTATCGGCAGGCGCCGCACTGCAGTAACGGCATTAGCCGCAGGTATCGGCAGAAGGATGGAAGCCCGTTTTAATTAGTCCAGGAACGATTCGTTGGCCTCTTTCAGGTAACAGGTAAAGGTTGTGCCGGCGCCTGGTGTACTTTTAACCTCTATTTTGCCGCCATTGCGTTCCAGTATGCTTTTAACAATATTTAAGCCCATCCCTTTACCATCCTGTTCGCCATCGATCTGGTAAAAGGGCTTAAAAACCTGCTCTTCATGTTTCTCCAGGTTAAAGCCCTGCCCGTTATCCTGAAAAGTAAGCACCACATATTCCTCCTGCGGCTTGGCGGTAATTTGCAGCTGCGGCTTACGATCCGTAGCACGGTATTTAATGGCATTGCTGATCATGTTCCGGAATAAACTTTCCAGGTAAGGCTTGCTATAGTATAGCGTGGGGCATTTACCAAAATCTGCGGCTATACTTGTGTCGGTTTGCTGCAACTGGTATTCAAATTCGGCCAGTACATCCTGCAAAACAGTAGCCAAGGTTATTTTTTCTACCTGTTCCTGTTTGCTTTTCAATTCTAATATTTCAGTCAACTCAGAAAGCACATCACTCAGCCGCCGGGTTGATTTTTCCAGCCGCTGAGTTAAAACAGGCAGGGGCATTTGCACACCCTCCTTCATGAGTTCGATCAGGCTCTGGATGTTGCTCAAAGGGCCGCGCAGGTCATGCGAAACCGTAAAGAAGAATGTATCCAAGTCTGCGTTCAGATGAATCAGTTCCAGGTTCTGCTTCCGCAGGTTTTTTTCGGCATTTTGTAAGTCGATTTCATTTTGCTTCAAATGGGTGATGTCGCGCGAAAAGGCCCAAACCGACTTCACGCAGTTTTCCTGTCCTGGCTGGTTGCTAAACTCCGGGATCAGCTTTGTGAAATAAAAGCGAGTTTGGTCCGCGAAGGCATGCTGGGTATAGTTTACCACCGGCTTGCCAGTTTCGAAAACCGATCTGATCTTTTCTTCCAGCGCATCCAGCAAGGCAGGATTCCCGGGGATATTCAGCTCCCGGTTTGTTTTCCCGATTATGTCTGAAACAGGCACACCAATTTCATTTTCAATGGCCTGGTTTGCATACAGATGCTTGAGATTTTGATCATAACAAGCAACTGAATCTGGGAACCTGTTAATGAAGTTCTTCCAGTCTAGGTGAGATAGTGGCATTGGCAATAATCAATTTTTTCTGAAGAATGTTGCTTTATAAGTATGGTGAAATGGTATGTTAGCCCGTCAGGGCCCAAGTATATTTAATTTTGCTTTCCGTGTTTGCCCGTTTTCTATTTTAAAATCTGATTTAAGATATCCTGTGTTAGGGGCTTGGTAATGAATCCGGCGATCGGATAAAGCCCGGCTGTTTCCTTATCTTTCGCATTAACAGAACTACTGCAGATATAAATCTGGGTATGGCTTAGATCCAACTCAGCAGCGTTAACCAACTCGTCTAAAAACTCAAAGCCATTCATAACTGGCATCTTTATGTCCAGGAAGATGAGTTCGGGTAGCTGCTGGCCATCGGCAACCCTTTGCCGCAACACCGCCAGCGCTTTGAGACCATTATTGGCTGTAATGATCTGCTTTCCGATACCGGCTTTCTGCAGGATAATCTTAGAAATAAAGCACCAGTTATCATCATCATCTACCAGGAAAACAGTGTTTATCTGCTGCCGCCTGTCTGTATTGGTATTGACTGTGTTTAGTTCCGCCACTTTTTAGACCTGTTATAATTGTATAGTCAAAATTAAATCAAAAGTAAAAGACAGCCTACTATCACATAACGGCTTTCAAATATATTTTAAAGGTGGTGCCTTTCCCATCTTCGCTCTCCACTTTGATCTTACCGCCGGCGTTATCAATGATCCGCTTCACCATATAAAGCCCAATGCCGGTGCCCTCCACATGGTCGTGGAAGCGCTTGAACATGGTAAACAGCTGCTCGCGTTGCCGCTCGGTTATGCCTAATCCATTATCATTTACACATAACAATACATAAGGTTCCTGCAGGCGGGTTTGTATTTTTAAAATGCAGTCCCGTTCAGGCGACTGGTACTTAATCGCATTGCTAATGAGGTTGTATAAAATACTTCTGAAGTTTTTACGGGAAAACTGCAGCTGATGCACCTGAAAGTCTGTCTGAATAAAGCAGATCTTATGGCGGGTGGGGTAGTCCATGTCGGCTAAGATCTCGTCATATACTTCGCTGATGTTGATGATTTCTTCAGTCCGGCTCTCATCAAGATCATTCTGCAGGCGGCTGATTTCGGTCAGATCATCAATGGTTTGTTTAAAACGGCTTATAGATGACAATATCCGTTGAAAAATTTCATCTGTATGGGTGTTCAGGCAAGCAGACTCCTGGAGTTCCTCTGTCAGCAAACTGATCAGCGCTTCGATATTGGTGATAGGCGAGCGCAGGTCATGCGATGCAGTATAAATAAAGTTATCCAGGTCCAGGTTTATCTTTTGCAGCTCGTTGTTTTTATGTTCCAGGGCATGCTGCTGGCGTTCGGCTAGTTTATCCTGCAGCTCCTTCTGTTTGGTTATGTCGCCGGTAATTTTGGTATAACCTATATGTTCGCCATTCTCACCGAATATAGCCGTCAGAGTGATAGAAGCCCAGAAAAGGGAACCATCCTTTTTTTTACGCCAGTCTTCGGTTTCGTAAACACCATTTTCCAATGCCAGGGCCAATTCTCTTTCCGGTAAGCCGGCCTGCTGGTACTCGTCAGGTGATAAAACGCCGTAGAACTGCCCCACGATCTCTTCTGCTTTGTAGCCTTTCAGCCGCTCTGCGCCAATGTTCCAGGCTACAATATAGCCCCTGGTATCCGTTGGAAAGATGGCATAATCCTTAATCTGATTAATAAAATAACTGTTAAGGCTTTCTGCCGATCGAAGTGGATCCATGTGGTAACATTATCAATTTGTATCTTTTACTAATAAAGTGAATCGAGGGTTTAGCTTTGTTTTTACCAGTTCCTGCCATACTACGCTGTAAACAGCCTTTTGAGATGCTTTTTAGAAGTAAAGTATTGCATTATCGTTTAACTAAATGTAGAATAAACCGGGCCAAAACAATGCAGAACGCCAACATGCCAACCGTGCCCAGCAGCCCGGCAAAAGGCTTATTTCAAAAGGTTGATAATCAACTTTAAACATAGAAATAGAATCATACTAAATGCCGGCACCTGTCTGACCGAGGGGAGCCTACCGGAAGACGATTCTGCATGGGGGGTTAATTATTCCATGTAAAATTGGTTTTCAGTTGAAACTCTCCTGCGTTATTCCGTATACGGAGCATGCATAAAATTACCAGCACGTTGCTTATAGATGATGATTCTACCACAAACTTTGTTAATCGCATCTTATTAGAGAAGTTAGAGGTAACCGATGCCGTATTTGTAGCGCGTAACGGCCAGGAAGCACTCCAACTCATTCAGACCCTTTGTGAGGAAGGAAACTGCCCGCAATTGATCCTGCTCGACATCAACATGCCTGTTATGAATGGGTTTGATTTTTTAGAAGCCTTTAACCAGCTCGAATTTGAGCAAAAAGAGTCGATTGTAATCGTTATGCTGACCACGTCGCTTCACCCGCGTGATGTGGAACCGCTTCAGGAAATGCCCATCCATAGTTATCTGAACAAGCCGCTTACCAAAGAAAAAGTGCATGGCCTGCTTCGTACGCATTTTAACTTTGAGTTTCCTGTGCTGGAGTAATTCCTGGGCATTTATACTTGTAGTTTCATGTTTATCGCTTTTTATAGAAGTATAACTTTACCTCACTGGCTCCTGCCTTCTCGCTTAAAGTAAAGTAGCCCTCGTTATGTAAGGCAATCGTGACAGCCTCGCCCTGGGGTTCTACGATGTAGGGAAGGGTAGTATAGCTTTTCTGCAATACCTGCGCAATAGATTCCTTTACGGCACGAGTGTAGTAAAAGAGGTTGAGGTATGTTTTAATGATAATGCCCATGCCATCGACTGAGATCGCTGCACTTACTACCGGGCCGTAGGGTAAAACCCCAGCCAATTCAGCAATATTGTTATTTTGATGGTATGGGTAAGCCAATTTATAGATTTTGGCCGGAACATCGCTTTTGGTAAAGATATAAATATCCCTGCTTTCCGGATCAATCAGAAAGGCTTCTGCATTATGCACGCCATCGGCATACCTGAAGTGAATTTCTTCTATGTTACGAACTGTATCTTGAGAAGCCGGTGGCTCCGGAAATTTATAAAATGTATAGCTTGTAAAAGCTTTATTATTATCCCCGATATCAGCCAGGTAGAGGTCATTACCCGAAAGCGCGATATCTTCCCAATCCTGGTTTGTAATTCCCTTCAACGAAATGGTCCGGACTGTTTTCCCATCATGAGCCAGTAAGTATAACTGCGTCGGGTTATTCTGATCTTCCTGTACCCAGAGAAATCCGGGGTTAATTTTACTTTCTG from Pontibacter liquoris includes the following:
- a CDS encoding ClpXP adapter SpxH family protein, coding for MENKNQNPLLCDIETGICEMPGSTASAPVEIASAGTKPLKIVYFTDPICSSCWGIEPQLRKLKLEYGHSIEIDYRMGGLLPDWSYNSGGISKPADVGHHWDEVSQYYDMPIDGDVWLEDPLHSSYPPSIAFKAAQMQDKEKAVLFLREMRELLFLDKKNITRWEHLAAAAEQAGLYVAQLKTDYETKAKHLFEEDLKLAREFGVRGFPILFFLDKQGNREVVYGTKAYPFYETAVLKLNPSATKSHYSKNWETLFSKYRSLTAKEFSELAGLHRVESEQLLNELSDKGKLEKISTKNGAMWKLQHSKSL
- a CDS encoding winged helix-turn-helix transcriptional regulator — protein: MKKARVVNNNMICKVRMLAIKDAMELLSGKWKFHILGTLLQGEKLRFMDLLREVEGIGAKMLSKELQDMESNHLITRTVQDTKPVTVEYAVTEFGRTLEPIIDEIAKWGTAYRSALYAKS
- a CDS encoding serine hydrolase domain-containing protein yields the protein MSLTACPGPHNENNVSGFSPEEEDRQLVTVPASFTEASAKKMGYELDSLFSYLHKRRGFNGTVLVTKYDKVVFEKAFGYADFYRKDSLTTQTAFQLGSVSKQFTAMAIMMLKEQGKLRYEDSVQQYFPAFPYKGITIRQLLTHRSGLPNYTYFSDKLWPDRRKPMNNEDVVNLMNAYKPPVYYKPNTHFDYSNTGYSLLAAIVAKASDMPFATFMHKRIFGPLQMTHTFMYSEDLITMTGKVATGHTGGRQKRTSDYLDTVLGDKGIFSTVEDLYKWDQALYTQKLVTHQTLEEAFTGTHQKAKKDEDYGFGWRIKPVENGDTVVYHGGLWHGYTTYLLRNPKDHSALIVLSNWPNGSLKHLEEVRRLLYPPQPQGMAHNSSKQNGDLGEL
- a CDS encoding PAS domain-containing sensor histidine kinase, yielding MPLSHLDWKNFINRFPDSVACYDQNLKHLYANQAIENEIGVPVSDIIGKTNRELNIPGNPALLDALEEKIRSVFETGKPVVNYTQHAFADQTRFYFTKLIPEFSNQPGQENCVKSVWAFSRDITHLKQNEIDLQNAEKNLRKQNLELIHLNADLDTFFFTVSHDLRGPLSNIQSLIELMKEGVQMPLPVLTQRLEKSTRRLSDVLSELTEILELKSKQEQVEKITLATVLQDVLAEFEYQLQQTDTSIAADFGKCPTLYYSKPYLESLFRNMISNAIKYRATDRKPQLQITAKPQEEYVVLTFQDNGQGFNLEKHEEQVFKPFYQIDGEQDGKGMGLNIVKSILERNGGKIEVKSTPGAGTTFTCYLKEANESFLD
- a CDS encoding response regulator; translated protein: MAELNTVNTNTDRRQQINTVFLVDDDDNWCFISKIILQKAGIGKQIITANNGLKALAVLRQRVADGQQLPELIFLDIKMPVMNGFEFLDELVNAAELDLSHTQIYICSSSVNAKDKETAGLYPIAGFITKPLTQDILNQILK
- a CDS encoding sensor histidine kinase codes for the protein MDPLRSAESLNSYFINQIKDYAIFPTDTRGYIVAWNIGAERLKGYKAEEIVGQFYGVLSPDEYQQAGLPERELALALENGVYETEDWRKKKDGSLFWASITLTAIFGENGEHIGYTKITGDITKQKELQDKLAERQQHALEHKNNELQKINLDLDNFIYTASHDLRSPITNIEALISLLTEELQESACLNTHTDEIFQRILSSISRFKQTIDDLTEISRLQNDLDESRTEEIINISEVYDEILADMDYPTRHKICFIQTDFQVHQLQFSRKNFRSILYNLISNAIKYQSPERDCILKIQTRLQEPYVLLCVNDNGLGITERQREQLFTMFKRFHDHVEGTGIGLYMVKRIIDNAGGKIKVESEDGKGTTFKIYLKAVM
- a CDS encoding response regulator; amino-acid sequence: MHKITSTLLIDDDSTTNFVNRILLEKLEVTDAVFVARNGQEALQLIQTLCEEGNCPQLILLDINMPVMNGFDFLEAFNQLEFEQKESIVIVMLTTSLHPRDVEPLQEMPIHSYLNKPLTKEKVHGLLRTHFNFEFPVLE